A DNA window from Zingiber officinale cultivar Zhangliang chromosome 3A, Zo_v1.1, whole genome shotgun sequence contains the following coding sequences:
- the LOC122050454 gene encoding probable monogalactosyldiacylglycerol synthase 1, chloroplastic: MTPSSVAKEDLLFLLPFDFLVARIPFFTSPSPSSLSAFPRRCSFPSHSRSCSRPAAFASLSPGSSELHRLWSHFNRFVRFHSEPRAPIGFASASLSNEEIRLEDESPLIAEDNGAPINGVAEYERPKKVLILMSDTGSGHRASAEAIRATFNQEFGDEYQVFVTDLWTEHTPWPFNQLPRSYNFLVKHGALWKMTYYGTAPLLVHQPHFAATSTFIARLVENKVNLSIKGSRRLFFTYWGTPQFSSVQHECIPQAILGMDVICQAKSGMGKMAIFVLSTLQ, encoded by the exons ATGACTCCCTCTTCCGTCGCCAAAGAagaccttctcttcctcctccccttCGACTTCCTCGTCGCTCGAATCCCCTTCTtcacctctccttctccttcctccctCTCTGCTTTTCCTCGACGTTGTTCCTTTCCCTCACATAGTAGAAGCTGCAGCCGGCCTGCCGCCTTTGCCTCACTTTCCCCCGGTTCCTCCGAGCTCCATCGCCTCTGGAGCCATTTCAACCGGTTCGTGCGTTTCCACAGCGAGCCCCGTGCCCCCATCGGGTTTGCCTCTGCCAGCCTCTCGAACGAAGAGATCCGTCTTGAGGATGAGAGCCCTCTCATTGCCGAGGACAACGGCGCCCCCATTAACGGCGTGGCGGAGTATGAGAGGCCCAAGAAGGTTTTGATTTTGATGAGTGATACTGGTAGTGGGCATCGCGCGTCGGCGGAGGCCATCAGGGCTACCTTCAACCAGGAATTCGGTGACGAGTACCAG GTCTTTGTGACTGACTTGTGGACGGAGCATACGCCCTGGCCATTTAATCAATTACCGAGAAGCTACAATTTTTTGGTAAAGCATGGTGCTTTGTGGAAAATGACGTACTATGGTACCGCACCTCTCTTGGTGCACCAACCACATTTTGCGGCAACTTCAACGTTTATTGCTCG TTTGGTGGAGAATAAGGTAAACCTTTCCATTAAAGGATCCAGAAGATTATTTTTTACTTACTGGGGTACTCCTCAATTTTCATCAGTACAACATGAATGTATTCCACAAGCTATTCTGGGAATGGATGTTATTTGTCAAGCAAAGTCTGGAATGGGTAAAATGGCGATTTTTGTACTTTCTACTCTTCAGTAA